In Citrobacter sp. RHB25-C09, the following proteins share a genomic window:
- the fumA gene encoding class I fumarate hydratase FumA, with protein MSNKEFFYQAPFPMGEDKTEYYLLTSDHVSVSEFEGESILKVEPQALTLLAQQAFHDASFLLRTEHQQQVASILHDPEASENDKYVALQFLRNSEIAAKGILPTCQDTGTAIIVGKKGQRVWTGGGDEAALSKGVYNTYIEDNLRYSQNAALDMYKEVNTGTNLPAQIDLYSVDGDEYKFLCVTKGGGSANKTYLYQETKALLTPGKLKNFLVDKMRTLGTAACPPYHIAFVIGGTSAESTLKTVKLASTHYYDGLPTEGNEHGQAFRDVQLEQELLKEAQNLGLGAQFGGKYFAHDIRVIRLPRHGASCPVGMGVSCSADRNIKAKINRKGIWIEKLERNPGQYIPESLRQAGEGEAVKVDLNRPMKEILAQLSQYPVSTRLSLTGTIIVGRDIAHAKLKERIDSGEGLPQYIKDHPIYYAGPAKTPAGYPSGSLGPTTAGRMDSYVDLLQSHGGSMIMLAKGNRSQQVTDACHKHGGFYLGSIGGPAAVLAQQSIKHLECVEYPELGMEAIWKIEVEDFPAFILVDDKGNDFFQQILSKQCANCAK; from the coding sequence ATGTCTAATAAAGAATTCTTTTACCAGGCGCCTTTCCCGATGGGGGAAGACAAAACAGAGTATTACCTACTCACTTCCGACCACGTCAGCGTTAGCGAGTTTGAAGGAGAGTCCATACTGAAGGTTGAGCCGCAAGCCCTGACGCTGCTGGCACAGCAAGCCTTCCACGACGCCTCTTTCCTGCTCCGCACTGAACACCAACAGCAAGTCGCCTCCATTCTCCATGACCCCGAAGCCAGCGAAAACGATAAATACGTCGCGCTGCAATTCTTAAGAAACTCCGAAATCGCCGCCAAAGGCATTCTGCCGACCTGTCAGGATACCGGCACCGCGATCATCGTAGGGAAAAAAGGCCAGCGCGTCTGGACCGGCGGCGGTGACGAAGCGGCGCTGTCGAAAGGGGTTTACAACACATATATCGAAGATAACCTGCGCTATTCGCAAAACGCAGCGCTGGATATGTACAAAGAAGTCAACACCGGCACCAATCTCCCGGCGCAGATCGACCTCTATAGCGTTGACGGCGATGAGTACAAATTCCTCTGTGTGACCAAAGGCGGCGGTTCCGCGAATAAAACCTATCTTTATCAGGAAACGAAAGCGCTGCTCACCCCTGGCAAGCTGAAGAACTTCCTTGTTGATAAGATGCGTACTTTGGGCACCGCAGCCTGCCCGCCGTACCATATCGCGTTTGTTATTGGCGGCACCTCCGCAGAAAGCACCCTGAAAACCGTGAAGCTCGCCAGCACCCATTACTATGATGGCCTGCCAACGGAAGGGAACGAGCACGGACAGGCGTTCCGCGACGTACAACTGGAGCAGGAACTGCTGAAAGAGGCGCAGAACCTCGGCCTCGGCGCACAGTTCGGCGGGAAATATTTCGCACATGACATCCGCGTTATTCGTCTGCCGCGCCACGGTGCCTCCTGCCCGGTAGGCATGGGCGTCTCCTGTTCTGCCGACCGTAATATCAAAGCGAAAATTAACCGCAAAGGGATTTGGATCGAAAAACTGGAACGTAACCCAGGGCAGTACATTCCTGAGTCACTGCGCCAGGCGGGTGAAGGTGAAGCGGTTAAAGTTGACCTCAACCGTCCGATGAAAGAGATCCTCGCTCAGCTTTCGCAATATCCTGTCTCTACGCGCCTGTCGCTGACCGGGACCATTATTGTGGGCCGCGATATCGCCCACGCGAAGCTGAAAGAGCGCATCGATTCAGGCGAAGGGCTGCCGCAGTACATTAAAGATCACCCGATCTATTACGCGGGTCCGGCAAAAACGCCGGCAGGTTATCCGTCGGGTTCATTGGGGCCGACTACCGCGGGCCGCATGGACTCCTACGTGGATCTGCTGCAATCTCACGGCGGCAGTATGATCATGCTGGCAAAAGGCAACCGCAGCCAGCAGGTGACCGATGCCTGCCACAAACATGGCGGCTTCTATCTGGGGAGCATTGGCGGCCCGGCTGCGGTGCTGGCGCAGCAGAGCATTAAGCATCTGGAGTGCGTTGAGTACCCTGAGCTGGGTATGGAAGCGATCTGGAAAATCGAAGTGGAAGACTTCCCGGCGTTTATCCTCGTGGATGACAAAGGCAACGACTTCTTCCAGCAGATCCTTAGCAAGCAGTGCGCAAACTGCGCGAAATAA
- a CDS encoding DUF2238 domain-containing protein, whose protein sequence is MVRTLNPLLLNAGALFLILLLVYTGLFAGDKLTWLMEVTPVIIVVPLLLATARRYPLTPLLYTLIFFHAIILMVGGMYTYAKVPVGFEVQEWLGLSRNPYDKLGHFFQGLVPALVAREILVRGKIVRGKKMLAFLVCCVALAISAVYELIEWWAALAMGQGADDFLGTQGDQWDTQSDMFCALLGALTTVILLARVHCRQIRRHHLASAF, encoded by the coding sequence ATGGTACGCACACTGAACCCGCTGTTGCTGAACGCAGGCGCCCTGTTTCTGATCCTTCTCCTCGTCTATACCGGCCTCTTTGCGGGCGATAAGCTGACCTGGCTGATGGAGGTTACTCCGGTAATTATTGTGGTGCCGCTCCTGCTGGCCACTGCCAGGCGCTACCCGCTGACCCCACTGCTGTATACGCTCATTTTCTTCCACGCCATCATTCTGATGGTGGGTGGAATGTACACCTACGCTAAAGTTCCCGTAGGCTTTGAAGTCCAGGAGTGGCTGGGGTTAAGCCGCAACCCCTACGACAAGCTGGGGCACTTCTTCCAGGGGCTGGTTCCTGCGTTGGTGGCTCGCGAGATCCTCGTGCGCGGGAAGATTGTTCGCGGCAAAAAGATGCTGGCGTTCCTGGTCTGCTGCGTGGCGCTGGCGATCAGCGCGGTTTATGAGCTGATTGAATGGTGGGCGGCTTTAGCAATGGGGCAAGGGGCTGATGATTTTCTCGGCACCCAGGGCGATCAGTGGGATACGCAGTCAGATATGTTTTGCGCTCTGCTTGGTGCATTGACCACGGTGATCCTGCTGGCGCGCGTCCATTGCCGTCAGATCAGGAGGCATCATTTAGCTTCGGCTTTCTGA
- the dcuB gene encoding anaerobic C4-dicarboxylate transporter DcuB, translating to MLFSIQLLIILICLFYGARKGGIALGLLGGIGLVILVFVFHLQPGKPPVDVMLVIIAVVAASATLQASGGLDVMLQIAEKLLRRNPKYVSIVAPFVTCTLTILCGTGHVVYTILPIIYDVAIKNNIRPERPMAASSIGAQMGIIASPVSVAVVSLVAMLGNVTFEGKHLEFLDLLAITIPSTLLGILAIGIFSWFRGKDLDKDEDFQKFISVPENREYVYGDTATLLDKKLPKSNWLAMWIFLGSIAIVALLGAFSELRPSFGGKALSMVLVIQMFMLLTGALIIILTKTNPASISKNEVFRSGMIAIVAVYGIAWMAETMFGAHMDEIQGVLGEMVKEYPWAYAIVLLLVSKFVNSQAAALAAIVPVALAIGVDPAYIVASAPACYGYYILPTYPSDLAAIQFDRSGTTRIGRFVINHSFILPGLIGVSVSCVFGWIFAAMYGFL from the coding sequence ATGCTATTTAGTATACAACTTCTCATAATATTAATTTGTTTGTTTTATGGTGCCAGAAAAGGCGGTATCGCACTGGGTCTGTTAGGCGGTATCGGCCTGGTTATTCTGGTCTTTGTTTTCCATCTCCAGCCGGGTAAACCACCCGTAGACGTCATGCTGGTCATTATCGCCGTGGTCGCCGCCTCGGCAACGCTTCAGGCCTCCGGTGGTCTGGACGTTATGTTGCAAATCGCAGAGAAACTGCTGCGTCGCAACCCGAAATACGTCTCCATCGTTGCGCCGTTCGTCACCTGTACCCTGACCATCCTCTGCGGTACCGGTCACGTGGTATATACCATTCTGCCGATCATTTACGACGTGGCGATTAAAAATAACATTCGTCCGGAACGTCCAATGGCCGCCAGCTCCATCGGCGCGCAAATGGGGATTATCGCCAGTCCGGTATCAGTCGCGGTTGTTTCACTGGTCGCCATGCTGGGCAACGTTACCTTTGAAGGCAAACATCTGGAATTCCTCGACCTGCTGGCCATTACCATCCCGTCTACCCTGCTGGGTATCCTGGCGATCGGTATTTTCAGCTGGTTCCGTGGTAAAGATCTGGATAAAGACGAAGACTTCCAGAAATTCATCTCCGTTCCGGAAAACCGTGAATACGTGTATGGCGACACCGCAACGCTGCTGGATAAAAAACTGCCGAAAAGCAACTGGCTGGCAATGTGGATCTTCCTGGGTTCAATCGCTATCGTTGCTCTGCTGGGTGCGTTCTCCGAGCTGCGCCCGAGCTTTGGCGGCAAAGCGCTGTCAATGGTGCTGGTCATCCAGATGTTCATGCTGCTGACCGGTGCGCTAATCATCATCCTTACCAAAACCAACCCCGCATCTATCTCTAAAAACGAAGTTTTCCGTTCAGGTATGATCGCGATTGTGGCGGTGTATGGTATCGCCTGGATGGCAGAAACCATGTTCGGCGCGCATATGGATGAAATCCAGGGCGTACTGGGCGAGATGGTGAAAGAGTATCCGTGGGCGTATGCGATTGTCCTGCTGCTGGTGTCTAAATTTGTTAACTCCCAGGCAGCGGCGCTGGCGGCTATCGTGCCAGTCGCACTCGCTATCGGCGTTGACCCGGCTTATATCGTGGCATCCGCTCCGGCATGCTACGGTTACTACATTCTGCCGACCTACCCGAGCGATCTGGCTGCAATCCAGTTCGACCGTTCCGGTACCACCCGCATTGGTCGCTTCGTCATCAACCACAGCTTTATCCTGCCAGGTTTGATTGGCGTGAGCGTATCCTGCGTATTTGGCTGGATCTTCGCCGCCATGTACGGATTCCTGTAA